The Methanoplanus sp. FWC-SCC4 genome has a window encoding:
- the porA gene encoding pyruvate ferredoxin oxidoreductase has protein sequence MLQIMEGSHAVAEAVRLCRPEVVSAYPITPQTHIVERLAEMVADGDLDGEYICVESEFSALSSCIGASAAGSRVYSATTSQGLAFMAEVVFNAAGMRQPIIMTIANRALGAPLNIWNDQQDSLFLRDSGWMQFYAEDAQEATDLHFLAYKVAERHDILLPAFVCFDGFILSHTFEPVDIPTQEEIDAYLPAFNPYQRLDAKKPMSFGMYATPDYYQEFRYEINAAMTRAKDAIRETGKEFGEMFGRDYSGLVEGYRLEDADTAIVALGSICGTIKDAIDEMRDAGEKVGLLKIRSFRPFPAEEIKEALKGVSQVAVLEKNINIGSRMLGAVGLEVKDAVYKSGIPVYSYVGGLGGRDIRKKDIKQLVDWAREGRNDCFFGLREEVL, from the coding sequence ATGCTTCAGATAATGGAAGGATCACACGCAGTCGCAGAGGCGGTAAGGCTTTGCAGACCTGAAGTGGTATCAGCCTATCCGATAACACCACAGACACACATTGTAGAACGCCTTGCTGAAATGGTTGCAGACGGCGACCTCGATGGCGAGTACATCTGTGTGGAAAGTGAGTTTTCCGCACTCTCATCCTGCATAGGTGCATCAGCCGCAGGATCAAGGGTTTACTCCGCAACAACCTCACAGGGTCTTGCATTCATGGCCGAGGTCGTATTCAATGCGGCAGGTATGCGTCAGCCAATCATTATGACAATCGCAAACCGTGCACTCGGAGCACCTTTGAATATCTGGAATGATCAGCAGGATTCATTATTCCTTCGTGACTCCGGATGGATGCAGTTCTACGCAGAGGATGCTCAGGAAGCGACAGATCTTCACTTCCTTGCATACAAGGTTGCCGAAAGACATGACATTCTTCTCCCGGCATTTGTATGTTTTGACGGATTCATTCTCTCGCACACATTCGAACCTGTCGACATTCCGACACAGGAAGAGATAGATGCGTACCTTCCGGCATTCAACCCGTACCAGCGTCTCGATGCAAAAAAGCCGATGTCGTTTGGTATGTATGCTACACCGGATTATTACCAGGAATTCCGCTATGAGATCAACGCCGCAATGACAAGGGCAAAGGACGCAATAAGGGAAACCGGAAAAGAGTTCGGCGAGATGTTCGGTCGCGACTATTCAGGTCTTGTTGAAGGTTACAGACTTGAGGATGCAGACACTGCAATTGTTGCACTCGGTTCCATATGCGGAACAATAAAAGACGCAATAGACGAAATGAGGGATGCAGGAGAGAAGGTCGGACTTTTGAAGATCCGTTCGTTCAGACCATTCCCGGCAGAAGAGATCAAAGAGGCCCTAAAAGGCGTTTCACAGGTTGCAGTTCTTGAAAAGAACATAAACATCGGTTCAAGAATGCTCGGTGCAGTCGGCCTTGAAGTAAAGGATGCGGTCTACAAATCCGGAATTCCGGTATACTCCTATGTCGGCGGTCTCGGAGGTCGTGACATCCGCAAAAAAGATATTAAACAGCTTGTTGACTGGGCCAGAGAAGGCAGAAACGACTGCTTC
- the porD gene encoding pyruvate synthase subunit PorD has translation MALNVGCAAAPGKARDNKTGSWRVFKPEFDLEKCNKCGTCIMICPEVCIEEDEEGYPKVDYDFCKGCGLCANECPKDAIEMKQEEK, from the coding sequence ATGGCTCTCAATGTAGGATGTGCAGCAGCACCGGGAAAGGCACGCGACAATAAAACAGGTTCATGGCGTGTCTTCAAACCTGAGTTTGATCTTGAGAAATGCAACAAGTGCGGAACATGCATCATGATCTGCCCGGAAGTCTGCATCGAAGAGGATGAGGAAGGATATCCGAAAGTTGATTATGATTTCTGCAAGGGATGCGGACTTTGCGCAAACGAATGCCCAAAGGATGCTATTGAAATGAAACAGGAGGAGAAATAA